From the genome of Nicotiana sylvestris chromosome 2, ASM39365v2, whole genome shotgun sequence, one region includes:
- the LOC104240399 gene encoding toMV susceptible protein tm-1(GCR26): MVTTERNSLQVYCVGTADTKLDELRFLAESVRSSLKCFSINSSFKVGVTVVDVSTSPKETDSCADFHFVPRKDVLSCYVPGGESVVQLPDDRGQAIAIMTKALESFLRKAHNDQILAGVIGLGGSGGTSLLSSAFRSIPIGIPKVIISTVASGQTESYIGTSDLVLFPSVVDICGINNVSKVVLSNGGAAFAGMVIGSLERSKECSIGNEKFTVGVTMFGVTTPCVNAVKERLVKEGYETLVFHATGVGGRAMEDLVRGGFIQGVLDITTTEVADYIVGGVMACDSSRFDAIIEKKIPLVLSVGALDMVNFGPKTTIPPDFQQRKIHEHNEQVSLMRTTVGENKKFAAFIAEKLGKASSSVCVCLPEKGVSALDAPGKAFYNPEATSCLTHELQVLLKNREHCQVKIFPYHINDVEFANALVDSFLEISSKSRHVQYQPAESESIQDNQKDNAVLQKYSPHNGKAFSNLNDFPNAKPETLQKRIAVLQKLKDQISKGKPIIGAGAGTGISAKFEEVGGVDLIVLYNSGRFRMAGRGSLAGLLPFADANAIVLEMANEVLPVVKEVPVLAGVCATDPFRRMDNFLKQLESVGFCGVQNFPTVGLFDGNFRQNLEETGMGYGLEVEMIATAHRMGLLTTPYAFCPDEAVAMAEAGADIIVAHMGLTTSGSIGAKTAVSLEESVTCVQAIADATHRINPDAIVLCHGGPISGPKEAAYVLKRTKGVHGFYGASSMERLPVEQAITATIQQYKSISME; encoded by the exons ATGGTAACTACAGAGAGAAATTCTCTACAAGTTTACTGTGTTGGAACAGCTGATACTAAGCTCGACGAGCTCCGTTTCCTTGCCGAATCAGTTCGATCCAGTCTTAAATGCTTCTCCATTAACTCTTCTTTCAAG GTAGGAGTGACAGTAGTTGATGTTTCAACCAGCCCGAAGGAGACGGATAGTTGTGCTGATTTTCATTTTGTACCAAGGAAGGATGTGCTGTCATGCTATGTGCCAGGCGGAGAATCTGTGGTCCAGCTTCCAGATGATAGAGGCCAAGCTATTGCAATCATGACTAAAGCTCTTGAAAGTTTCCTAAGGAAAGCTCATAATGACCAGATTCTTGCTGGAGTTATTGGCCTTGGGGGTAGTGGAGGAACATCTTTACTGTCATCTGCCTTCCGATCGATTCCAATTGGGATCCCAAAAGTTATAATATCGACGGTTGCCAGTGGTCAAACTGAATCTTATATTGGAACATCAGATTTGGTATTGTTCCCTTCTGTTGTAGATATTTGTGGGATTAACAATGTTAGTAAGGTTGTTCTGTCTAATGGGGGTGCAGCATTTGCTGGAATGGTGATTGGAAGTCTTGAAAGATCAAAAGAGTGTAGCATCGGTAATGAAAAGTTTACAGTTGGTGTAACTATGTTTGGGGTTACAACTCCTTGTGTTAATGCTGTCAAAGAAAGATTAGTCAAAGAAGGATATGAAACTTTGGTTTTCCATGCCACGGGTGTGGGGGGCAGGGCCATGGAGGATCTTGTTAGAGGAGGTTTTATACAG GGTGTATTGGATATTACGACAACTGAGGTTGCAGATTACATAGTTGGAGGTGTTATGGCATGTGATAGTTCCCGATTTGATGCAATAATAGAGAAGAAGATTCCTTTGGTTCTGAGTGTGGGAGCTTTGGATATGGTGAATTTTGGTCCCAAAACTACCATACCTCCCGACTTTCAGCAAAGGAAGATTCATGAACATAATGAGCAG GTTTCCCTAATGCGTACTACAGTAGGTGAAAATAAGAAATTTGCTGCATTTATAGCAGAAAAGTTGGGCAAGGCATCATCAAGTGTATGTGTTTGCTTGCCAGAGAAAGGTGTCTCTGCATTGGATGCACCAGGGAAAGCCTTTTATAATCCTGAGGCAACTAGTTGTCTTACGCATGAGCTACAGGTGCTTCTTAAAAATAGGGAACACTGTCAG GTTAAGATCTTTCCTTACCATATCAATGATGTGGAGTTTGCAAATGCTTTAGTTGATTCGTTCTTGGAAATATCTTCCAAATCTAGACATGTTCAATATCAGCCAGCCGAGTCTGAATCTATACAAGACAATCAGAAAGATAATGCTGTTCTTCAGAAATATTCCCCACACAATGGAAAAGCATTTTCTAACCTCAACGACTTTCCAAATGCAAAACCAG AAACTTTGCAGAAAAGAATTGCGGTACTGCAGAAGTTGAAAGATCAAATAAGTAAGGGCAAACCCATTATTGGGGCTGGTGCGGGTACAGGTATTTCTGCGAAGTTTGAGGAAGTTGGTGGTGTAGATTTGATTGTCTTGTACAACTCGGGGCGCTTTAGGATGGCAGGAAGGGGATCCTTAGCTGGTCTATTGCCTTTTGCTGATGCAAATGCCATTGTACTTGAGATGGCCAATGAAGTATTGCCT GTGGTTAAGGAAGTGCCAGTTCTGGCTGGAGTTTGTGCTACTGATCCTTTCCGCAGGATGGATAACTTCCTGAAGCAGTTGGAATCTGTTGGGTTCTGTGGGGTGCAAAACTTTCCAACTGTTGGTCTATTTGACGGTAACTTCAGACAAAATTTGGAAGAGACTGGAATGGGTTATGG CTTGGAGGTTGAGATGATTGCAACAGCTCACAGGATGGGCCTTTTGACAACCCCATATGCTTTCTGCCCGGATGAAGCCGTTGCTATGGCAGAAGCTGGTGCTGACATCATAGTGGCCCATATGGGGCTCACAACATCTGGTTCAATTGGTGCAAAAACAGCTGTCTCATTGGAGGAAAGTGTAACCTGTGTCCAAGCTATTGCGGATGCTACTCATAGGATAAATCCTGATGCTATTGTGCTCTGCCATGGAG GCCCTATATCTGGCCCTAAGGAAGCAGCATATGTACTGAAGAGAACCAAAGGAGTTCATGGATTTTATGGCGCTTCAAGCATGGAGAGACTACCAGTTGAGCAAGCTATAACTGCTACCATCCAGCAGTACAAATCTATTTCGATGGAGTGA